In Clostridium omnivorum, the DNA window AGCTTACAAAGCAAGATTATGAGATGTATGATTATATTATTTGCATGGATAGCTACAATATAAAAAATGTTATGCGAATTGTTGGACAGGACAAAGATGGTAAAATCTTTAGATTGCTTGATTTTACTCCTTGTCCTAGAGATATTGCTGATCCTTGGTATACGGGAAATTTTGATGAAACCTACAATGATATTATAGAGGGGTGTACAGCATTGCTTGATAGTATTTTAAAAGTCAGATGTTCTTAATATGAAGAAGCTGATACTGGCATTTAATTTATATTAGTTTCGAACTTTCTGGATATAATTATAGATTAATTAGATATTAAAGAATTTTATTGCTACCCTTTCAAATTTTATTTTTGCCTTCGTATATATAGACGTAAAAAATAAAAAATTATGGAGGCAGTAAAATGAAAATAAAAAAGTTAGCGGTTATAATTGCATTAGCAGTTTCAATAAGTGGTGGTGGAATTAAGGCTTTCGCTGAGGACACAGTATCTTTATCTGGGGAGGCAGGAATAACTCCAGACAGCATATTTTATCCAATTGACAAAGCTATAGATAATTTGAAAGTTATTTTCACAAAAGGTGATGCAGATAAAGCTGAGGCATTAGAAAAGATAGCTGAGGAAAGACTTGGTGAAAGTGAAGTAATGACTCAAAAAGGAAAGACAAAAGATGCTAAAGAGGCTTTAGATAGTTATGTAGAAACTATTGGAGAGGTTCAAGACAAATTAGAGGCAGCAGAGAAAAATGGACAACAGGAAACAGATAAAGGCTATTTAGAAGAACTTCAAAAGGTTGAGGAATCAGTAGCAGAAAAGCAACAAAAATCTATAGAGGTTCTTACAGCATTACTAGATAAGGCTCCAGAAAATGCAAAGGAAAACCTTACAAAGGTTATTGAAATGCAAACAGCAAAGAAAGAGGCTGTTGATAATATGGTAAAAGAAAGACAAGAGTATAACGCTGCTAAAAAGCAATACAATACGTTGAAGGAACAGCTTGAAGCTGCAAAGAAGTCTGGAGATGCAGAGACTACAGCAAAATTAGAGGAAGAATTAAAGACTCAAGGACAAGTCCTTGCTGCAAGTAAAGATGATTTACAAAAGGCAATAGAAGTTAAAAAGGCTGTAAATAAAGATGTTAAGGTTGGAGAGTCAAAGAAAGAGGAAAAAAAGAGTATTGATAAAAAAGAAGAGACCGAATCTACTAATGTAGGACAAATCGATGAGAAGGATAACAATAAAGCTGTAGAAACTAAGAAATCCGAAGAGACTAACAAAAATGTACAAGTTCAAAAAACTCAGAACCCGGGTCAAGGTAACAGTAACGGAAATGGTAATAACAATGGCAAAGGTAAAAAATAAATAAAGAGTTACTAGGAGCGTAACTAGATTTTGAAATTTAAATCTAGTTACTCTCTCTTAAATTAGACTAATTCTATAATCACAAACAGGTGGTAATATTTATTTTCCCTCAAGCTTTTCCTTTGCAGTTTCAACTTCAAAACCTGTTACATAGTTTTTAACATCTTTTAATTTTGTATCTGCTGGAACTGAATCAGGAATCTCTAGTTTTTTATATAATTCTTTTATTTCTATACCTGTGCCTGTTGAAACATCTTTTAGAGACATATAACCTTTTATTTCTTCAACATTAAGCTTTGTATCAGCAGTTACTGGTTTAGGCAGTACATCAAATAGTCCTGTAGACTTGCTTATAAATAAACCTCCAAAGAAAATCACAACAACAAGTATTATAACTGTAATAGGTTTAAGGGCTTTTCCTAGAGTTTTATATTCAAGAGCATCTTTTTTAGGACAGGATAGTACACAGATTTGACATCCCAGACATTCTGAAGAGGTTACTTTATCTAAGTGGGCTACATCAATATTAACTGGACAGCTCTTACTGCAGAGGTTGCAATTAATACACTTATCCTTGTTTCTTGTAATCTTTGAAGGACTGAAGTTAGATATTATTCCATATACTGCTCCCATAGGACAAAGATATTTACAGAAGAATCTATCATAAAGCATAGAGCCTATAAGCACAACAATTAATAGTATAAGTGATACTAAATATTCACTAGTTAATGAGGAAAATCCTGCTGATATGTGTCCATATGCTGCCCAGGGGTCATATGGGTCTACCCATAGGCCTGCGGTTTTCCAAGCAAAAATTATAGTTAATAATAGTACTATATATTTTAAATATCTTAAAGGCTTGTCTATTTTGTTTGGTATAGTAAATCTTTTTCTAAATATTTTCTTTCCAAGTAAACCAAAGAATTCTTGAAGTGCTCCAAATGGACATATTGTTCCACAGAAGCTTCGTCTGAAGATAAATGATAATAGCAGTGTTAATATAAGCAAAGTCATTGTTCCAATAAATATCTTTTGAATGAAGGTGCCGCTGAAAATTACAGTGTATAAAGACTCAAGTCCGCCATAAGGGCATAGAGCATGGATTGATGGGGAAGTTCCACCTCCAAGCACTTGATGTAAATATGTCTGTATTGTTATTAGGATAAGGAAGGTAGCTAGAATTATCCACCGTATATACTTAATAAAACTATTATTATTCAATATAATCATCTCCTTTAATTGTGGATTTAAGAAAATACGAAATATGATGTATACTCCGTATTTTCTATAATATTACGAAGCTATTTGGTTACACTAGAATTATATAAGCATCCATTTCCATTCATGCCTCTGCCACCGCCGTTGCCTCTGCTGGCGCCACCATTTCTACCGTTCATTTGTCCAGGTGTAGTACAGTTTGCAATATTTTCAGTTATTCTAGCCTTTGAAGCATCTCCTTGTTCTTTAGTTATAGTACCTTTAGCTACAGCATCATCAATAATTTTAATTCTTTCATCCAATAAGGATTTCTTTAACTCATCATTAGTTATACCTTTTTCTTCTGCTAAGCTGTTTAAGGTTTTGCCAGAGTTTAGTGCGTTAGTTACATCAGTATCAGTTACACCCTTATCTTTAAGTAAATTTGTTATAATTTCATAGCCTCTGAACCCTGAAATTCGTCCTAAACCCATACCGTCACCTTGGTGGTAAGAAAGTGATGTGGAATTGGTAGCTGCATATGCTGTAACTCCAAAACCAACAACTAAAGTAATAGCAAGTGTTGTTATTAAACTCTTGTTTTTCATAATTTACATCTCCTCTATTTTATTAATTGATTAAAAGTTGTTTTATTGTTTTTAATCAATCTATGGTTTTATAATAACTTTGATTTTTGATAAAACTTTGTGGTATTTGTGATAGATTTGTGAAAACTTTATATAATACTTTTTTTAAATATTTCACAAATTTATCACAATTGCGTCAAGATTAAATTGCAAATATGTAGTATTATGAAATGGAACATATTATACAGATGTATTTTAAATAGATTAGGTGGTGTCTTATGAAAGGAAAAATATTAATAGTAGAAGATGAAAAAAAGCTTTCTGAAGTTATGTGCTTATACTTGAAAAAGGAAGGGTATGAGGTGCAGTGTGCCTTTGATGGAGAAGCTGCTGAGCAATTAATTGAAAATAATGAATTTGATTTGATAATACTTGATATAATGATGCCTAAAAAGGATGGATGGTCACTTCTTAGAAAAATCAAAAGCAAGGGCAATACTCCTGTAATTCTGACTACCGCTAGAGGTGAGGAGGAGGATAGAGTTTTTGGACTTGAGCTTGGGGCTGATGATTATATGGTTAAGCCTATAAGTATGAGAGAATTAATTCTCAGGGTTGGTTTAAGAATTAATAGTAGAAGTGAAAAGTCAAAGGAGCTCCGCTTTGAAAATATGCTTATATTAGAAGAAAAAAGAACAGTAATTGAAAATGAACGGATCATTAGCTTAACGCCTAAAGAGTTTGATTTGCTAGTATTTTTGTGTAAAAGCCCGAATCAAGTTTTTAAAAGAGAACAGCTACTAGATAAAGTCTGGTCTTATGATTTTATAGGTGATACAAGAACAGTAGATACCCACATAAAGAATCTTAGAGAAAAAATAGATTTCTGTAATAAAAATTTAAAAACTGTGTGGGGCGTAGGATACAAAATTGAAAGTTAAAGACCAAGTTCTACAAGAGAAGGGAGGATACTTATGGGGAAACTTACGAGAAGATTGATAAAATACTATATTTCCATAATTACAGCGGTAATTCTAATTTGCTTTATAGCCAGCAGTTTATTTTTATCTTTAGTTTATACAAAAATGGAGTATACTTCTTTAAACAATGCTGCTCATGAATTTTATAATTATGTAAAAGCTGGGAGCAATAATATTGATATTACTAATAATTATCAGATTTCCAGTGCATTTTTAGTAAAGGATGGATCTGTACAGCCATTAACCTCTTCAAGAATGGGAATTATGCAGTTTGTAAAAAATATGGATTTTAGCAGTTTGCAGGAAAAAGGAAAGTATAAAAATCCTATGAATGAGGAATTTCTCTACTATAGATATTCTACAGAGGTAGGAGATATAGTAGTTCTTCAAAACAATAAATTTTCAGCCTCTTTTTTGAGAACAACCTATTTAATTCTGCTGCTAATATTTATCTTAGCTATTCTTATTTCTATACCTGTAGTTGCATTTGTTGGCAAAAGGCTTACTAAACCAATACTTAAGCTCCAGAAGGTAGCTTCTGATATAACAAATGGTGATTATAAAATTGATATTGATGTAAACACTGATGATGAGATTGAGGAACTTTCCACTAGTATTAAATATATGGCTGATACCTTGGAAAGAAAGAATACTCTTCAAAGGGAATTTATTGCTAATGTATCCCATGATTTTAAGACTCCTCTAAGTGTTATAAGAAATTATAGTGAAGCAATATATGATGATATACTTGATGAGGTTCAACAGAAAGATTATGCAAAAGAAATTATAAGTGAAGTTGATAGACTCAACCTTCTAGTTATGGATATTCTCCAGCTATCTAAGCTGCAGGGAGGACTGAACATGCTAGAAAAAGGTTATTTCAATTTATGCGAATTCTTATCAAGCTTTGAGAATGCATTTAAGATTTTTGCTGAAAGTAAAGGAATAGAGTTATCTATTTCGGTTCCAAATGTTTATATTTATGGTGATGCAAAATATTTATATAGAGTAGTCTATAATTTTATTGATAACGCAATAAAATTCAGCAATGAAAATTCTACTATAAGGGTGGCAGCTTCATTAGGTGAGGATGGCATCAAAGTATCAATAAAAAATTTTGGTGAAGGAATAGACGAAAAAAGTGTTAAAGACATATGGAATAGGTATTATAAAAGCAGTGAAAGCGGAGGAATGGGACTTGGACTTGCAATAAGCAGTGAAATTTTAAAATTGCATGATTTTAAATATGGTGTAGTTAGTACACCTGGAGCAGAAACTGAATTTTATTTTATTGTTCCTAAGAGTATGATTAGATAGAAGGATAAGGATTATGAAAATATTTAAAAATTTACTATGCAATAAAAAACGAATTACAATTCTTGCTATTTTAATAGCTTCAATCCTAATTGTAATATCAGTTTTCTACTTTCAGAGATTATATACCACAAATACAGAGAGTTCATATATAATTATAAAAAGTGGATCTTCTTCAGAAGATATTTCAAAACTTCTTCTGGATAAAGCTATTATTAAATCTAAAGAAAAGTTTAAAATATATGCAAAACTAAATGGACTTACTAAAAATACAAAGGACATAAATTTAATAATAAAACCTAATACAAGTTATAAAGAATTGATTCTGAAATTAAAAAATCAGCAATCAGATTTTTACGTTGTTACTATCCCTGAAGGCTTTACACTTTATCAAATAGCTGAAAGGTTAGAAAAATATACCCCATTAAAAAAGGAAAAATTTTTACAAGTTAGTACTATGGATTTAAGTTCAAATGGTATATTTTCAAAAGGAGCTGCAGCCAATTATGACTTAGAAGGCGTAATGTATCCAGATACTTATTATATCCAAGTAGGATCCACTGAAAAAGATGTTGCTAATTTAATGTTTAAGAGATTTAGAAGTATTTTTTCTGATGAAGATATAAAGCGTGCAAAAGAATTAAATTTAAGTGTCAATCAGGTTATTACAGTTGCATCTTTAGTTGAAAAAGAAGCTGCAAATGATAGTGATCGAAGTAAAATAGCGGGAGTAATTTATAATAGATTAAAAAAAGGTATGCCTCTTCAAATTGATGCTTCTGTTATATATGCAATTACTAAAGGGCAATATGTTATAAATAGGCTCTCATATGAGGACTTAAAGGTGAAGGATGCGTATAATACTTATTTATATAAAGGACTTCCTCCTGGTCCAATTGCTTCTCCGGGTAGACCGTCAATTGAAGCTGCCCTTTATCCTGAAAAAAGCGACTATTTGTATTATGTTGCAAACGGAAAAGGACATGTGTTTAGTAAAACCTATGAAGAGCATTTAAGCAACGTTAAAAAATATATAAAGTAAATCTTCAATTGACGGATATTGAAATCAGTGCTATACTTTAGCTGAAAATAACTATCAGTTGGGAGTGATATTCATGATATCTAGTTTAGTGCTTTCATTTAGAGAAGGCCTTGAGGCGGTTTTAGTAATAGGTATTATTTTAACATATCTTACACAAAACAATAAGCAAAAGTTGGTAAAGTATGTATACTGGGGAACAATACTTGGAGTATTGACAGGTGTTATTGGAGGATATATCGGATTTAAGGAAGCTAAGGAGCTTGAAGAAAAGGGAGCAGACCTTTTCGAAGCAATTATGATGCTAGTGTCAGCGGGGCTTATTGGATATTTTGTAGTATGGATGTCTAAACAGAACAAAAACATCTCTCAAAGTGTTAGAAATAGCGTGGATAAGGCTTCTACTGGTTTTGGATTACTTGTTTTAGCATTTCTTTCTGTTGTTAGGGAAGGTATTGAACTAATAGCCTTTATATTAACAAAGGTAAGTGCAAATGCATCAAATGTAGCTTTAGGAGCAGCTTTAGGGATTATCCTAGCCGTTATTATAGGGTATTTAATTTTTAAAACTTCTTTGGAGTTAAATCTTAAAATTATATTTAAGATTCTGGGCATTATACTAATCTTTATTGGTGCTGAATTATTTGGAGAGGGCATGGCAAAGCTTATTCCTTCTGCAGGAGAACTTCTTGAAGAAGGCGGTTCAATATTATTCGGTGCAATTGCTATGATTTACTTTTTAAAAGATGATATAAAGAAATTGTTAAAAAGGGATTAATCATTCTTTAAATCATATAACTAGATGGAAGAATGCTATAGCATACTATGCTAAATAAATAGAGAGTTAGGAAAAGGATTCTAATTTTAAATTAGAGTCCTTTTTTATTGCTTCAGTAAGTTAAAATCGGCCGATGTGCTATAGAATGCATGACGATTAGTATAAAAAAGTGCATTATTAGAAAGAGGAAGATGTGCTGGATTAACACTTTATACTTGTCAGGGGTAATGAGAAAAAAATATATTACTGAAATTAAGGTATTTCAAAGGAAGATAATCTAATAGATATAGCTGTAAACGAGAGCTTGATTAGAGAAAAGCACAAGTTACCTTTAATAAAAGCAGACATAAAAGAAGAGTTATAATAAAAAAGTATTGACAAATAAATGTATTAGGATTATTATTTATTCGTATCCGAACGAATGAGGTGAGGAAATGAAACATAAATGTATAATTGGTAAGATAAATCAAATTAGTACTTATTCCAATAAATTTATTGCTAAAAGATTAAAGGAAGAGGGCTTGCCAATATTACAGAATCATATTCCATTATTTTATATTCTTCCTGAAGATGGAAGTGCACTGCTTTTTAATGAAGTAGCTAATATATGGGGAATATCTAAGTCTTCTCTATCTGATATTATAAATAAGTACGAAAGTCAATTGCTAATAAAAAAATGCATGTGCTCTGAAGATAAGAGAAGTGTATATATCAGTTTGACTCCAGAGGCATTTTATATAAAGCAAAGGCTTGAAAGCATCGAAGCTGAGTTCTTAGATATATTATTATATGGCTTTGATAAAGCTCAAAGAAAAATCTTTGATGATAATATTGATAAAGCCATAAAAAATGTTGAAAAAATGCTGTAAAAGCATTTTTTTATAAATATATCATCCGTTCGCGTACGAAATAAATTTGAAGGAGTCATTTATATGAACGAAACTTTAAAGGTAATAAAAGAAAGAAGAACTACAAGAAAGTTCAAAGCAGAACAAATAAAAGAAGAAGAATTACAAGCAATTATTGAAGCTGGCTTATATGCTCCTAGTGCTAACAATCAACAGTCTTGGAATTTTACAGTTATACAAAATGCTGAATTATTGGAAGAATTAAACATAGAAGCTAAAGCTGCTGCAAAGAATATTCCCAATGAATTTATGCAAAAGATGGCTAACAATGATAAATTTAATGCTTTTTACGGAGCTCCAACAATTATAATAGTTTCAGGAAATGAAGAGGGAATGATGTCTCATGTGGATTGTGCAGCGGCATCAGAAAATATGCTAATTGCGGCTGAGTCTTTAGATATAGGAGCGTGCTGGAACGGATTTATAGGAATTTTGTTCAGTAGTGAGAAGGGAAAAGAATATAAGAAAAAGCTAAATATCCCAGAAGATTTTGTGCCATATTATGCAATAGTGCTTGGTTATAAAGGTGTTAGAGTGACAAGTGCACCAGAAAGAAAGGCTAATTCAGTACAGTATATTAGATAGGTATAATTCTAAATGGACTTTTACGGGCAATTTGTAGATGGAAACAAGTGGTAAAATTATTGGAGTGTAGAACATAAATTATTATATATTATATTGGCTTATTTTGATAAAATGGTAGATATAGATTTTATAAATTATATGATTATCATAAAAGGAGGCCAATATAGTGAGTGTAGAAAGTGTAAAACAAGAATTTATAGAGAAGAATTTAGCATTAGAGATAATTGAGCTTAAGGAAAGCACAGCTACTGTAGAATTAGCTGCTAAGGCTATAGGAGTAGAACCTGGACAAATAGCTAAAACTATGGCCTTTGCAATTAAGGATGAAAACATACTAGTAGTGTCTAAAGGTGATGCAAAAGTAGACAATAAAAAATTTAAGGAGTTCTTTAATGCAAAAGCTAAAATGTTGTCTTTAGAAGATGTTCCAAATATAACTGGACATCCAGTTGGAGGCGTATGCCCTTTTGGATTAAAAAGTTATATGAAAATATATTTAGATAATTCTCTTAAACAATATGATTATGTATATCCTGCTGCAGGCTCAGCTAATACTGCCGTAAAAATAGATTTAGAAAGCTTACAGCAGGTAACTGAAGGCAAATGGGTTGATGTATGCAAGTAATTATAAGAAGGATTCTAATTTAATTAGAGTCCTTTTTATTTGCTAAGATTGTTCCAGCTGTATGGATAAGTTTATTATTAATGGTAATTTCACAGGCAATTATATAGAATATATTTTAAAAAGCATGCAAATTAATTGTCTATTATGTAATTCCTACTAGAATTCTAGTAATGATACAAGATAATAAATAAAAAGTAAGGATGAGTAAAACATAGGTAAGGCCTTTCAAATTAATAAATTTTATTTCTGAAAAGAACTTAAGCTTAGTTTCAAATTGGCATCTTTATTTATTAACAAATATGTGTCATTATTAGAGTAATAATATTATCATACTTGAAGCATTGGAGGGGTACGATGATTGATAAAATTAAGTCTAAAGTAAATAAAAAGTATACTACTATATGCGCTTATATAATAATTACTTCATTAATAATTTTTATATTGGCAAGAGCAACCTTTGAAATTGGTAGTATTTTAAAAGCGGTAACTTCAGCTTTGAAATACATAGGGAGGCTGCTAACACCTGTATTTGTAGGAATTATAATAGCATACATTATTAATCCTCTAGTTGTTCTTATTGAAAGATTGCTTAGAAAAGTCAAGTTTTTAAAGTTTAAAAATGATAAGAAATATAGAAATATTGCCGTTTTTGTTTGCATGGTTCTTATAATTTTAGTGGTATTTTTGCTAATTGGTACTTTTATATTTAGTATTACAAAGCAATTTTCAAATATGAAATTTGATAAAGTAATAAGTGTTATAACTAGTTATATTAATGGCTTTTCAGACTCTTTAATCAATATTGAAGCAAAACTAAAGAGCATGAATATTGAATCAAGGGCAGCGGAGCAGTATGTTGCACAAATTTCTAAAACACTTATTAATTGGTTAAATAATTTTGCGGATAATCTAGCGGCAAATACAATGAATATTTCTGGTTATATTTCTAATTTTGTTTTTGGATTAATCATAGCAATTTATTTATTACTAGACAAAGATGAATTTATTCAATATGGAAATAAATTCTCAAAGGCTATGTTTTCAGAAAGAACAGAGAAGAAGGTAAAGAAGTGGCTGGAGGATTTAGATCAAATTTTTTCAGGTTATATTAGGGGCACACTATTAGATGCGTTATTCATTTGTGTGACATTAAGTATAACCTTGGGCATTATTGGTATTAAGTTTGGAGTGCTAATAGGTATCATTGCTGGTTTTTGTCATCTAGTACCTTACTTTGGACCAATTGTGGCTTTTATTGGTACAGTAATTTTTGGATTGCTAAATGGTCAATACACTCAAGTTATAGTAGCAATTATTGTTTTATTCATTATTATACAAATTGATGCTAATATAATAGCACCAAAGCTTCTTGGAAGCAGTGTTTCACTAAAACCAGTATTTATTTTGATATCAATAATTATTGGAGCAGAATTAGCTGGTGTTTTAGGAATGGTACTGGCAGTACCTGTTACAGCTTTAATTAGGTTAATTTTAAAGAAAGTTTTGGAAGAGCGAATAAAGAAAAAAGAATTTCGGGAGGA includes these proteins:
- a CDS encoding low molecular weight protein-tyrosine-phosphatase, with protein sequence MIKIMFVCHGNICRSPMAEFVFLHMVKEKHLSHRFCIASSATSREEIGNSVHFGTKTKLREVGISCDGKRAIQLTKQDYEMYDYIICMDSYNIKNVMRIVGQDKDGKIFRLLDFTPCPRDIADPWYTGNFDETYNDIIEGCTALLDSILKVRCS
- a CDS encoding DUF5667 domain-containing protein encodes the protein MKIKKLAVIIALAVSISGGGIKAFAEDTVSLSGEAGITPDSIFYPIDKAIDNLKVIFTKGDADKAEALEKIAEERLGESEVMTQKGKTKDAKEALDSYVETIGEVQDKLEAAEKNGQQETDKGYLEELQKVEESVAEKQQKSIEVLTALLDKAPENAKENLTKVIEMQTAKKEAVDNMVKERQEYNAAKKQYNTLKEQLEAAKKSGDAETTAKLEEELKTQGQVLAASKDDLQKAIEVKKAVNKDVKVGESKKEEKKSIDKKEETESTNVGQIDEKDNNKAVETKKSEETNKNVQVQKTQNPGQGNSNGNGNNNGKGKK
- a CDS encoding 4Fe-4S binding protein; the protein is MNNNSFIKYIRWIILATFLILITIQTYLHQVLGGGTSPSIHALCPYGGLESLYTVIFSGTFIQKIFIGTMTLLILTLLLSFIFRRSFCGTICPFGALQEFFGLLGKKIFRKRFTIPNKIDKPLRYLKYIVLLLTIIFAWKTAGLWVDPYDPWAAYGHISAGFSSLTSEYLVSLILLIVVLIGSMLYDRFFCKYLCPMGAVYGIISNFSPSKITRNKDKCINCNLCSKSCPVNIDVAHLDKVTSSECLGCQICVLSCPKKDALEYKTLGKALKPITVIILVVVIFFGGLFISKSTGLFDVLPKPVTADTKLNVEEIKGYMSLKDVSTGTGIEIKELYKKLEIPDSVPADTKLKDVKNYVTGFEVETAKEKLEGK
- a CDS encoding YckD family protein, whose product is MKNKSLITTLAITLVVGFGVTAYAATNSTSLSYHQGDGMGLGRISGFRGYEIITNLLKDKGVTDTDVTNALNSGKTLNSLAEEKGITNDELKKSLLDERIKIIDDAVAKGTITKEQGDASKARITENIANCTTPGQMNGRNGGASRGNGGGRGMNGNGCLYNSSVTK
- a CDS encoding response regulator transcription factor; the protein is MKGKILIVEDEKKLSEVMCLYLKKEGYEVQCAFDGEAAEQLIENNEFDLIILDIMMPKKDGWSLLRKIKSKGNTPVILTTARGEEEDRVFGLELGADDYMVKPISMRELILRVGLRINSRSEKSKELRFENMLILEEKRTVIENERIISLTPKEFDLLVFLCKSPNQVFKREQLLDKVWSYDFIGDTRTVDTHIKNLREKIDFCNKNLKTVWGVGYKIES
- a CDS encoding sensor histidine kinase, coding for MGKLTRRLIKYYISIITAVILICFIASSLFLSLVYTKMEYTSLNNAAHEFYNYVKAGSNNIDITNNYQISSAFLVKDGSVQPLTSSRMGIMQFVKNMDFSSLQEKGKYKNPMNEEFLYYRYSTEVGDIVVLQNNKFSASFLRTTYLILLLIFILAILISIPVVAFVGKRLTKPILKLQKVASDITNGDYKIDIDVNTDDEIEELSTSIKYMADTLERKNTLQREFIANVSHDFKTPLSVIRNYSEAIYDDILDEVQQKDYAKEIISEVDRLNLLVMDILQLSKLQGGLNMLEKGYFNLCEFLSSFENAFKIFAESKGIELSISVPNVYIYGDAKYLYRVVYNFIDNAIKFSNENSTIRVAASLGEDGIKVSIKNFGEGIDEKSVKDIWNRYYKSSESGGMGLGLAISSEILKLHDFKYGVVSTPGAETEFYFIVPKSMIR
- the mltG gene encoding endolytic transglycosylase MltG, which gives rise to MKIFKNLLCNKKRITILAILIASILIVISVFYFQRLYTTNTESSYIIIKSGSSSEDISKLLLDKAIIKSKEKFKIYAKLNGLTKNTKDINLIIKPNTSYKELILKLKNQQSDFYVVTIPEGFTLYQIAERLEKYTPLKKEKFLQVSTMDLSSNGIFSKGAAANYDLEGVMYPDTYYIQVGSTEKDVANLMFKRFRSIFSDEDIKRAKELNLSVNQVITVASLVEKEAANDSDRSKIAGVIYNRLKKGMPLQIDASVIYAITKGQYVINRLSYEDLKVKDAYNTYLYKGLPPGPIASPGRPSIEAALYPEKSDYLYYVANGKGHVFSKTYEEHLSNVKKYIK
- a CDS encoding FTR1 family iron permease — translated: MISSLVLSFREGLEAVLVIGIILTYLTQNNKQKLVKYVYWGTILGVLTGVIGGYIGFKEAKELEEKGADLFEAIMMLVSAGLIGYFVVWMSKQNKNISQSVRNSVDKASTGFGLLVLAFLSVVREGIELIAFILTKVSANASNVALGAALGIILAVIIGYLIFKTSLELNLKIIFKILGIILIFIGAELFGEGMAKLIPSAGELLEEGGSILFGAIAMIYFLKDDIKKLLKRD
- a CDS encoding MarR family winged helix-turn-helix transcriptional regulator — protein: MKHKCIIGKINQISTYSNKFIAKRLKEEGLPILQNHIPLFYILPEDGSALLFNEVANIWGISKSSLSDIINKYESQLLIKKCMCSEDKRSVYISLTPEAFYIKQRLESIEAEFLDILLYGFDKAQRKIFDDNIDKAIKNVEKML
- a CDS encoding nitroreductase family protein, with protein sequence MNETLKVIKERRTTRKFKAEQIKEEELQAIIEAGLYAPSANNQQSWNFTVIQNAELLEELNIEAKAAAKNIPNEFMQKMANNDKFNAFYGAPTIIIVSGNEEGMMSHVDCAAASENMLIAAESLDIGACWNGFIGILFSSEKGKEYKKKLNIPEDFVPYYAIVLGYKGVRVTSAPERKANSVQYIR
- a CDS encoding YbaK/EbsC family protein, with product MSVESVKQEFIEKNLALEIIELKESTATVELAAKAIGVEPGQIAKTMAFAIKDENILVVSKGDAKVDNKKFKEFFNAKAKMLSLEDVPNITGHPVGGVCPFGLKSYMKIYLDNSLKQYDYVYPAAGSANTAVKIDLESLQQVTEGKWVDVCK
- a CDS encoding AI-2E family transporter, encoding MIDKIKSKVNKKYTTICAYIIITSLIIFILARATFEIGSILKAVTSALKYIGRLLTPVFVGIIIAYIINPLVVLIERLLRKVKFLKFKNDKKYRNIAVFVCMVLIILVVFLLIGTFIFSITKQFSNMKFDKVISVITSYINGFSDSLINIEAKLKSMNIESRAAEQYVAQISKTLINWLNNFADNLAANTMNISGYISNFVFGLIIAIYLLLDKDEFIQYGNKFSKAMFSERTEKKVKKWLEDLDQIFSGYIRGTLLDALFICVTLSITLGIIGIKFGVLIGIIAGFCHLVPYFGPIVAFIGTVIFGLLNGQYTQVIVAIIVLFIIIQIDANIIAPKLLGSSVSLKPVFILISIIIGAELAGVLGMVLAVPVTALIRLILKKVLEERIKKKEFREDENKIKI